The following proteins come from a genomic window of Nostoc sp. TCL26-01:
- a CDS encoding DUF11 domain-containing protein, with protein sequence MKYLFNYLKAIATVNLDETVGNLTKKTMLKSLSNNRKKIYLSSFACLFYILAQDIKPSWAEGSKQLVADGGDRPYLEWLDPNAYTTAGIVRQNKLKVYVETGETVYLGSSVFNANNNLVDPDIIYRSPFNGQNGNCNVLKVANVVNGDFGHIDTIDKEKLGPAPLAAGGYNPCSFVATETGIYEVEFRSARPLTNPRGDVNPPPISATSQFATNEEQRGGIAAWDVTVAKNGVAQPGRLFTNYIALNLGNNGRSLKSKLYIQTKDGYRYQTDMNGVDPFGFLFFANSRGFIDQNNNSTLYRSANSPANSLSTLDFSGNVRVQRPDIADTTTDITHLVFFNRPATATLNALGIPLTPITPPIPSNFIFTGGTGGSGNQTYIGVGGKFSFNVGSSGSYQIIIDTNNDGIFDPSLDRVLQNPMLSGFNVVSWDGKDAAGVNLQPLPNNAAYSAQITTRVGEYHFPLLDAENNPSGFRITMENPPAAFPPLKDLNNNNIGASTIYYNDSNYSTKNGTTTVEVKLDGTGATNPRNAARGINSASGKHEFSQDYGDYKGIDTWTYFPSQAVITPLVITTDKQANVKGTKSVRFSIDNDGAGTVNVGDSVEYTITYSNLTPDGNTNAINFIINDTLPSQLTFVSAAITSATSGNNITLNPSYSGSGALTNSGTLRVGDTITMKITAKINNANGGNPISNQANANFTTADSAGTVGTVYTDADSAGASSNPPTVGNSFAQTADDGTNIGNDPSKTNDDDPTLLTVSTVVPNPPKLVLVKRITRINNQDLTNNVNGSSAVAITAANYVAAPRDVDDDDPKWPANYLRGMINAGNVKPGDDLEYTIYFLSSGQSNANNVKLCDLIPANTTFISTAFNGLSPNDGVSGADQGIALAVGATNPTVYFSNAADSDRATFYPANSPTTPSFCPNSNTNGAIAVEITRATVFPNIPPASSSGTPTSSYGFVRFRVKVK encoded by the coding sequence ATGAAATATTTATTTAACTATTTAAAAGCGATCGCTACAGTAAATCTCGATGAAACTGTGGGCAACCTAACAAAAAAAACTATGCTAAAGTCTCTATCAAACAACCGTAAAAAAATATACTTAAGTAGCTTTGCTTGCTTATTTTACATCCTCGCACAAGATATAAAACCCAGTTGGGCAGAAGGTAGTAAACAGTTAGTTGCTGATGGTGGTGATAGACCTTATTTAGAATGGCTAGACCCCAATGCTTATACAACTGCGGGGATTGTGAGGCAGAATAAACTCAAGGTTTATGTGGAAACTGGGGAAACCGTATATTTAGGTTCTAGCGTCTTTAATGCCAATAATAATCTCGTTGATCCAGATATAATTTACCGCAGTCCTTTTAATGGTCAAAATGGTAATTGTAATGTCCTCAAGGTCGCCAATGTCGTCAACGGCGATTTTGGTCACATTGATACAATAGATAAAGAGAAGTTAGGTCCTGCTCCCTTAGCTGCTGGTGGTTACAATCCTTGTAGTTTTGTGGCTACAGAAACTGGTATTTATGAAGTAGAATTTCGTTCTGCTAGGCCCCTGACTAACCCTAGAGGTGATGTAAATCCGCCGCCTATATCTGCTACTTCACAATTTGCTACAAATGAAGAGCAAAGGGGAGGAATAGCAGCTTGGGATGTGACAGTGGCAAAAAATGGTGTCGCTCAACCTGGAAGACTATTTACTAACTATATAGCCCTGAATTTGGGTAATAATGGTAGGTCTTTGAAGTCTAAACTCTACATTCAAACGAAAGATGGATATCGCTATCAAACAGATATGAATGGAGTTGACCCATTTGGTTTTTTGTTCTTTGCTAATAGCAGAGGATTTATTGACCAGAATAATAACTCCACACTCTATCGCTCTGCTAACTCTCCAGCAAATTCTCTGAGTACATTAGATTTTTCTGGTAATGTACGAGTTCAACGTCCCGATATTGCTGATACAACTACCGATATCACCCATTTAGTTTTCTTTAATCGTCCAGCGACAGCAACATTGAATGCTTTAGGAATTCCCTTAACCCCAATAACCCCACCAATACCCAGCAATTTTATTTTCACTGGTGGAACTGGCGGTAGTGGGAATCAAACTTATATTGGTGTGGGAGGTAAGTTTAGTTTTAATGTTGGTTCTAGCGGTAGTTATCAAATTATTATCGATACTAACAATGATGGGATTTTTGACCCTAGTTTAGATCGGGTATTACAAAATCCCATGCTATCTGGTTTTAATGTAGTGTCTTGGGATGGGAAAGATGCTGCTGGAGTAAATTTACAACCCTTACCTAATAATGCTGCATACAGCGCCCAAATTACTACAAGAGTAGGTGAATATCATTTTCCGCTGTTGGATGCGGAAAATAATCCTTCAGGGTTTAGAATCACGATGGAAAACCCACCAGCAGCTTTTCCTCCTCTCAAAGACTTAAATAACAACAATATTGGAGCATCAACAATCTATTACAATGACTCTAATTACAGCACTAAGAATGGTACAACTACCGTAGAAGTGAAGTTAGACGGTACAGGAGCAACTAATCCTCGAAATGCAGCACGAGGAATCAACAGTGCTTCAGGTAAGCATGAATTTAGTCAAGACTATGGCGATTATAAAGGTATAGATACTTGGACTTATTTTCCCAGCCAAGCAGTTATCACACCTTTAGTCATTACTACAGATAAGCAAGCAAATGTTAAAGGAACTAAATCTGTTCGCTTTTCGATAGATAACGATGGTGCAGGTACAGTAAATGTTGGCGATTCTGTTGAATATACTATTACCTATTCCAACCTAACTCCCGACGGCAATACTAACGCAATTAATTTTATTATTAATGACACTTTGCCGTCACAGTTAACTTTTGTGAGTGCGGCAATTACAAGTGCGACTTCAGGTAATAACATTACACTTAATCCTAGTTATAGTGGCTCTGGTGCTTTGACTAATTCTGGAACCTTGCGAGTAGGTGACACAATTACTATGAAAATTACAGCAAAAATTAATAACGCTAATGGTGGTAATCCAATTAGCAATCAAGCCAATGCGAATTTTACCACTGCTGATAGTGCGGGAACAGTTGGTACAGTTTACACAGATGCAGATTCGGCAGGAGCTAGTAGTAATCCGCCAACTGTGGGGAATTCTTTTGCTCAAACTGCTGATGATGGCACAAATATAGGTAATGATCCTAGTAAAACAAATGATGATGACCCTACATTATTGACAGTTTCTACTGTTGTGCCTAATCCGCCAAAATTAGTGTTGGTGAAACGAATTACTCGGATTAATAATCAAGATTTAACTAATAATGTTAATGGTAGTAGTGCTGTAGCTATTACTGCTGCTAATTATGTAGCGGCTCCTCGTGATGTTGATGATGATGATCCTAAGTGGCCTGCTAATTATTTGCGGGGCATGATCAATGCTGGTAATGTCAAACCTGGAGATGATTTAGAATACACAATTTACTTTCTTTCTAGTGGTCAAAGTAATGCGAATAATGTAAAACTCTGCGACTTAATACCAGCAAATACTACTTTTATATCTACAGCTTTTAATGGTTTAAGTCCTAATGATGGTGTCAGTGGTGCAGATCAGGGAATTGCTTTAGCTGTTGGTGCTACTAATCCTACAGTTTATTTTAGTAATGCAGCAGATAGCGATCGCGCTACTTTTTACCCAGCCAATTCTCCCACCACACCCAGTTTTTGTCCCAACAGTAACACAAATGGAGCGATCGCCGTAGAAATTACTCGCGCTACTGTTTTCCCCAACATCCCCCCCGCCAGCAGTAGCGGTACACCAACCAGTTCTTATGGATTTGTACGCTTTCGCGTCAAGGTGAAGTGA
- a CDS encoding MoaD/ThiS family protein has translation MPNSAITITIKLFAAYQEAYGVPELVMELPNGTPVSAVCDRLISEHPELSKWRDITRFGINLIFVEPDTLLKDGDEVVLIPPVSGG, from the coding sequence ATGCCTAATTCTGCAATTACCATTACCATCAAATTATTTGCTGCCTATCAAGAAGCCTATGGAGTTCCAGAACTGGTCATGGAATTACCCAATGGTACACCTGTTAGTGCAGTATGCGATCGCCTAATTAGTGAACACCCAGAACTATCTAAATGGCGTGATATCACCCGCTTTGGGATTAACTTAATTTTTGTCGAACCCGACACCCTTTTAAAAGATGGCGATGAAGTTGTCTTAATTCCCCCGGTGAGTGGGGGTTAG
- a CDS encoding host attachment protein, with translation MSIFLIAVIDGKKARFLTLEPSALPEYQSSPNLTEHEVLLNSAKELSGQELWASTKTGRNRGVAGQAHSYDDHRDNHMLEFERRFAHTVSNKIINLTQVKRVQQLLLIAESQILGLMRESLASVLPKNIHVNELAKNLCHLKPHELHEYLAHKQLLPASKRISG, from the coding sequence ATGAGTATATTCCTCATTGCTGTGATTGATGGTAAGAAAGCACGTTTTTTAACTTTAGAACCATCTGCATTACCTGAATATCAATCAAGCCCCAATTTAACTGAGCATGAAGTTTTGTTAAATTCGGCAAAAGAACTTTCTGGACAAGAATTGTGGGCGAGTACAAAGACAGGACGCAATCGTGGTGTGGCAGGTCAAGCTCATAGTTATGATGACCATAGAGATAATCATATGCTTGAATTTGAGCGCCGCTTTGCTCACACAGTTAGTAACAAGATTATTAACTTAACTCAAGTTAAGCGAGTGCAACAATTGTTATTGATTGCTGAGTCACAAATCTTAGGATTAATGAGAGAATCGCTTGCGTCTGTATTACCTAAAAATATTCATGTTAATGAGTTGGCTAAAAATCTCTGTCATCTAAAACCGCATGAATTACATGAGTATCTAGCTCATAAACAACTCTTACCAGCCAGCAAACGCATTTCTGGTTAG
- a CDS encoding TrkA family potassium uptake protein, which yields MNLSSLGFFRSLRKDNQQFAVIGLGRFGRSVCYTLHKLGYQVLGTDIDEKRVSVALTEEIVGHALQLDSTEAAALKEAGIFEFDTVIIAIGNYVQESIITTLNVKEGGVPHVVAKASSEVHQKLLKRVGADHVVFPEYEAGCALARTLTKPSILDRFDLDPDNSIVELIVPDEFHGKTIAELQLRNRYGLNLLAVSHDGKFQINPEPTKRLERGTAMVVIGCNKDINRLPI from the coding sequence GTGAATTTGTCATCATTAGGTTTTTTTCGCAGTTTACGAAAAGATAATCAGCAATTTGCTGTCATTGGTTTAGGTCGTTTTGGTCGTTCAGTCTGTTATACCTTACATAAGTTAGGCTACCAAGTCCTCGGAACTGATATTGATGAAAAACGAGTATCAGTAGCGTTAACAGAAGAAATAGTTGGTCATGCTTTGCAATTAGACTCAACCGAAGCTGCTGCACTCAAGGAAGCAGGAATCTTTGAATTTGATACGGTAATTATTGCCATTGGTAATTATGTCCAAGAAAGCATTATTACTACTTTGAATGTGAAAGAAGGTGGTGTACCTCATGTGGTCGCTAAAGCTTCTAGTGAAGTTCATCAAAAGTTATTGAAGCGAGTAGGGGCAGATCATGTTGTTTTTCCTGAATATGAAGCCGGTTGTGCGCTAGCACGAACACTGACTAAACCATCTATTTTAGATAGATTTGACCTCGACCCAGATAATAGTATTGTTGAGTTAATCGTACCTGATGAATTTCATGGCAAAACGATCGCTGAACTACAATTACGCAACCGTTATGGTCTGAATTTGTTAGCTGTCAGCCATGATGGTAAATTTCAAATTAATCCTGAACCCACCAAACGTTTAGAACGTGGTACAGCAATGGTAGTTATCGGTTGTAATAAGG